The Papaver somniferum cultivar HN1 chromosome 6, ASM357369v1, whole genome shotgun sequence genome segment CATCATTTTGCATAAGAATAGGATATTGCATAATCATCGTTCATCAAATGGGAACAATTCTGTCAATCTAAGCACAAAAGAGGAAGGATTCCAGAGTAACTTCCTTTTCTTTCGCTTCTTTCTTTTTATAATAGAtataagagaaagagaaatagaaGAGAGAGATGATTATTCATGACTTCACGTGAAATGGAAACACATCACTCTGCCATCTTGGACTGGGCGCAGACTAGGGCGTAGTTTAGGCGCATAATAGCATCATCGTAACAATATAAATACTAACCAATAGGATTATTCCAAATAGACTTTCAATCAAACTTAAACTCTTACCGGTTGGAGATGAAATCTTTTAACTTTCGGAATTTGGGTCACATTTTTACTAGAGAATGTCTTTGAACCCCGTCCCCGTATGAACCACATTGAGgatccattggagatgctctaagaaaaAGAGGTGTGCCTGTAGTTGTCGGTTAAAACTGATTTTCTGGACCTTAAACACTTCCACGGTGATTTTTCCAAACTTGTTGGGAAATTTTGGGATAATGACAAAATTTTATTCAAAATGTCCGTACCACAGTGGCAATGTAGCCGACATGTTATTCCACTGTCTAACAGTGTCATTCCCTTGCTATTTTCAAGGTAGTTTCAAgtgttttgattaatttttgaatccaaGAATTGCTGGTCATTCTGAATAATTCCATGTCCCCCACAAAAATAGTTTAACAGCTCAATGGCGTGGAGGTGAAATGAGGGGCTCCAAATTTACATATCAAAGAAACTAGCGGTTTCGCTTTGAAGCATGGCTGCTGATGGGACGTCTTTGCTGAACAGTCCTCGTGAAAAACGCCTCCGCTAACATCTGTCCGAGACGGACTTGAGCTTCAGTTGTGAGATGCAAACCATCTGGCCCGACTGGGAGTCCATCGGCATCAATGGTCCAAACATTCGGTAAATCTATCTCCAGCTGAGCTTTCCTTACAATCCCTACGAATGGCCCTTCCCCTGACGCCAAAGCAACCTGAACATAATACAAGACCCAGAGCATCATGATCTTAATTGTCAACACAATTGTGTAAGTTATGGAGTTAAGCTCATAGAATTATAATTACCTGAATGAAAGGTAGCATGGGAAGATGAAGATCTTGGCGAATATTCGATATGAATTTCTTCAAATTATGTCCATAAGATTCAGCATCTTTTTGATGAACTGTATCACTTTCCCCTTGATACCAAAGAACAGCCCTTATCCTTCCACCTTCCAATAACGATTTCTTAGAGCGCCTTATGAAGAGATTATACAACGGAGCTCCCTGAGACCACTCACTAATATTTGTTCCACCAACAGCACAAGGAACCAAACCAATAACTCCAATATTACTGGAATCCATCTGTAAAAGTGTATTTGCAAATGCCATACCAGGACCAACACCACAAGTCTTATTGAAATCGATATCTACGTGCAACGGTTCTTGCGCTTCGACCCATTTACGGTGCGAATTGAATCTGATAATTGACTGGTTTGGTTCGCATTCAGCCGGAATAACTCCGTCCCAAACATCATTAGCAACACCTCCTCTCCCTGCCATATTGCTCTGCCCTGCTAGAATAAATATATTCTTGTCCTGCAACGATCTTGACCCATCGGCGCCAACTAATAATTCTGCCGACGAAAGAGATCCAGTGTAAGCCAAAAGCAGAAGCAGAAACCGAGAGTACCACAGAGAAAACATTCTTTGAATTCTCTCTCTCTGTGCGAAAGTGAAAGTAATTTTGAATGATTGAATTGTTCCTTGAGTGGTTGTGAAGTACCCTTTTTGAATAGCTCAGCTGCACATGGCTGAAAGCAACCAATCTTTTGTAAAGGGAAGGTAtttaattttacttttatttttaggattttgggGATATAAAAGCAAATTTGTGCAGCTGGATTTTGGAATAATGACATATAAATGGTAACACAGAGATCTGATCTATTTCATTAATTTCAGAAAGATATACATGATGCAATTAATGACTTAATTTAGGATATATTGGAATTTAAGGAAGATTGTTTGTCCAAACTAAATGGACCCCTACGCCTCCTGGATGCGTCTCAAGCGCTGTTGAAGGAGTGAAATGCCTTTGCTAAGAGTTTGCCTACTCGAACTTCCGCTGGTGTTGTCAAGTGGACGTAGTCTGTTGACAGTGGAACTCCATAAGCATCAACACACCGGACATTCGGTAGGTTTAGTTCCAGCTGAGATTTCCTCACAGTTCCAAGGAAATGTCCTTGACCTGATGCTAGTGCTACCTGGGAGCATTAACATTTATGTCCATGAGAACTTCACATGAAGAAGAAAATTGATAAAACTGGTAAATCTTGAAGGCTACCGGATCAGATAAAAACGATGTCCGACTCGGTTCAACACCGAGGACATCCATCTAATAATCTTAACTTCAATGAAAGAGGCACCCATAACGAATAATACCCCCACCACTACACTCATTTAGGCGCCAATAAGTCTAGATTCATCGTGATTTTTTTCACGATGATATCCCCGCAAGACACAAAAAATGGTGGGGTCCACTAAAAAACAAAAATCCACCCTTTTTTTTCCTTATGGGATTCCCGTGACCGTGAGTGTCGGTGAATTCTCAGTGTGTAGCATCCGTGTCTAGGGGCTATCTAAAAACTGTTATCCTCGTTAGAAGAAAACAAAAGCTTTTCACATGCTATTGTTTTCCCCAATGAACCACCGACGACAACAACTGTAAGACCCGGTGTTTAACTTCATGCGACTATTTTACTGCAGTAATTTAATCTCAGATTATTCTACCTTGAGAAAAGTCTTAAATGATAGCAAAGAGGATAATGAGAGAATGTACGAACCTGAATGAATGGGAGCCTAAGCAATTGAAGATCAGCACGCAAATTCAAGATGAGTTTTTTCAACTTCTTGCTGTACATTTCAGCATCTTCGGAAGTAACCGTATCACTTTCACCTTGGAACCAAAGAATTGCCCGAATCTTGCCGCCTTTCCTTACCGACGATTTTGTTCGTTCGATTAGCTGATTGTAAAGAGAAGTTCCTTGTTCCCACTCACTTATCTTTGTTCCATGATAACCACCAACTGCACATGGAACCAACCCGACAATTCCAATGCTGGGATCCAAGTCTCTAATGGTATTAGCAAATGACATACCAGGACCGATCCCACAAGTTTGAGTCACATCGATGTCGAAATGGAGTGGTTCTCGAGCTTTCTCCCATTTGAGTTGTGAATTGAGTCGGAGAATGGACGGATTTGGTTGACACTCTGGAGGAACAATTCTGTCCCATGTCTGATTCACAACTCCTCCTCTACCAGACATGTTACTCTGTCCAGCTAGAACAAATATG includes the following:
- the LOC113289158 gene encoding probable carbohydrate esterase At4g34215 — translated: MFSLWYSRFLLLLLAYTGSLSSAELLVGADGSRSLQDKNIFILAGQSNMAGRGGVANDVWDGVIPAECEPNQSIIRFNSHRKWVEAQEPLHVDIDFNKTCGVGPGMAFANTLLQMDSSNIGVIGLVPCAVGGTNISEWSQGAPLYNLFIRRSKKSLLEGGRIRAVLWYQGESDTVHQKDAESYGHNLKKFISNIRQDLHLPMLPFIQVALASGEGPFVGIVRKAQLEIDLPNVWTIDADGLPVGPDGLHLTTEAQVRLGQMLAEAFFTRTVQQRRPISSHASKRNR
- the LOC113289159 gene encoding probable carbohydrate esterase At4g34215 — translated: MERVMLLSFSCLLLLSLAGLVKPTEQVVHGSRSLNSFLEKNIFVLAGQSNMSGRGGVVNQTWDRIVPPECQPNPSILRLNSQLKWEKAREPLHFDIDVTQTCGIGPGMSFANTIRDLDPSIGIVGLVPCAVGGYHGTKISEWEQGTSLYNQLIERTKSSVRKGGKIRAILWFQGESDTVTSEDAEMYSKKLKKLILNLRADLQLLRLPFIQVALASGQGHFLGTVRKSQLELNLPNVRCVDAYGVPLSTDYVHLTTPAEVRVGKLLAKAFHSFNSA